The proteins below come from a single Procambarus clarkii isolate CNS0578487 chromosome 26, FALCON_Pclarkii_2.0, whole genome shotgun sequence genomic window:
- the LOC138368964 gene encoding sericin-2-like codes for MSVSSSSSMSVSSSMSVSSSSSMSVSNRSSMSVSNRSSMSVSISSSMSVSSSSSMSVSNRSSMSVSISSMSVSSSSSMSVSSSSMSVSSSSISVSSSSMSVSSSSMSVSNSSMSVSSSMSVSSSSSSMSVSSSSSSSSMSVSSSSSSMSVSNSSMSVSSSMSVSSSSMSVSSSSSMSVSSSSSMSQQQQQQYECQQQQQQYECQQQQYECQQQQYECQQQYECQQQQYECQQQQQYECQQQQHLEAIKEGLIYYHKKVEENMLL; via the exons AtgagtgtcagcagcagcagcagtatgaGTGTCAGCAGCAGTAtgagtgtcagcagcagcagcagtatgaGTGTCAGCAACAGAAGCAGTATGAGTGTCAGCAACAGAAGCAGTATGAGTGTCAGCATCAGCAGCAGTAtgagtgtcagcagcagcagcagtatgaGTGTCAGCAACAGAAGCAGTATGAGTGTCAGCATCAGCAGTAtgagtgtcagcagcagcagcagtatgagtgtcagcagcagcagtatgagtgtcagcagcagcagtattagtgtcagcagcagcagtatgagtgtcagcagcagcagtatgAGTGTCAGCAACAGCAGTATGAGTGTCAGCAGCAGTAtgagtgtcagcagcagcagcagcagtatgagtgtcagcagcagcagcagcagcagcagtatgagtgtcagcagcagcagcagcagtatgaGTGTCAGCAACAGCAGTATGAGTGTCAGCAGCAGTAtgagtgtcagcagcagcagtatgagtgtcagcagcagcagcagtatgagtgtcagcagcagcagcagtatgagt cagcagcagcagcagcagtatgagtgtcagcagcagcagcagcagtatgagtgtcagcagcagcagtatgAGTGTCAGCAACAGCAGTACGAGTGTCAGCAGCAGTAtgagtgtcagcagcagcagtatgagtgtcagcagcaacagcagtatgagtgtcagcagcagcagca CCTAGAAGCCATAAAGGAAGGTTTAATATATTATCATAAGAAGGTGGAAGAAAATATGCTCCTTTAA